The nucleotide window TAGCGTCGACCGTCGATGTCGACGACGACGCCTCCAGGGCGTACCTCTCCGTCGACGGTGCCCGGCCGCAGGACGTCGCGGCCGTCGTCGAGGCGGCGACGGGCGTCTCCGACTTCCGGGTGATCGAAACCCGGGAGGACGGGTGTTCGGCGTCGCTCCGCCTCGCCGGCGGCTCGCTGGTCCGGGCGCTCATCGACCACGGCGCGACGGTCCGCGAGGCGTCCGCGGCCGACGGGCGGGTCCGCGTCGTCGCCGACTTCCCGGAGGGAACGAACGTCAGACCGATCGCCGACGGTCTCCGCGACCGGTTCGCGGACGTCCGACTCGCCAGCAAGGAGTCCGTCGCCCGCTCGCCGCGGGCGGAGTCGTCGCTGCGAGACGGGGTCGGCGACCGGTTCACGGACCGACAGTGGGCCGCGCTGTCCGCGGCGTACCACGGTGGCTACTTCGACTGGCCGCGCGGCAGCACCGCCGAGGAGGTGGCCGACGCGATGGGCGTCTCCTCGCCGACGTTCCACAATCACCTCCGAAAGGCGCAGCGCGCCCTACTCGACGGCGTCTTCGAAGAGGAGACGGAGCTGTCGGTCCGGGAGGGCGAGGAACGCGCGGTCCGCACCGACGGGTGATCGCGGCGGCCCGTCGGGATCCGACGGCAGTCTATCACGGTTTTTCGTATTTAGCGTCAGCGTTTATATGGCGATATCGGTTGGATACGACCGTACCATGACAGAGGGAGACGGCCAACTGGAAGCGAGACTGGCGGAACAAGAGGTATTCGAGCCGTCGGAGTCGTTCGTCGAGCAGGCGAACGTCTCCGACCCGGAGATATACGAGGAGTTCGAGGAGAACTGGCCCGAATGCTGGGAGGCGGCCGCCGACCTGCTGGAGTGGGAAACCGACTACGATCAGGTGCTCGACGACGGCAACCCGCCCTTCTACGAGTGGTTCACGGGCGGTGAACTCAACGCGTCGGCGAACTGCCTCGACCGACACCTCGACGAGCGCGGCGACGAGGTCGCCATCGAGTGGGTCGGTGAACCGGTCGACGAGGACGACCGCTCGTTCACGTACGAGGAACTCCACCGCGAGGTCAACGAGTTCGCGGCCGCCCTTCGGGAGCAGGGCGTCGAGGAGGACGACGTCGTCACGATGTACATGCCGATGATCCCGGAACTGCCGATCGCGATGCTGGCGTGCGCGCGCATCGGCGCGCCCCACAGCGTCGTGTTCGCCGGGTTCTCGGCCGACGCGCTCGCGACGCGGATGAACTCCGCGGAGTCGGAGTACCTCGTCACCTGCGACGGTTACTACCGCCGCGGCGACCCGCTCGACCACCTCGACAAGGCGAACGAGGGGCTCGCGGGCGTCGACCACGACACGACGACCGTCGTCGTCGACCGCCTCGGTCCGAACGGCGACGACTTCGGCCACGACCTCGGCGACGACCAGGTCGACTACGACGACCTCGTGGCCGAGCAGGCGGGCGCGACGGTCGAGCCGGTGACGCGCGACGCCGAGGACATGCTGTTCCTGATGTACACCTCGGGGACGACGGGGAAGCCGAAGGGCGTGAAACACACGACCGGCGGCTACCTCTCGTGGGTGTCGTGGACCTCGCAGTCGGTCCTCGACATCAAGCCGGATGACACGTACTTCTGTTCGGCCGACATCGGCTGGATCACGGGCCACTCCTACATCGTCTACGGGCCGCTCTCGCTCGGAACGACGACGATGATGTACGAGGGGACGCCCGACCACCCGGAGCGCGACCGCCTCTGGGAGATCATCGATGAGTACGAGGCGACCCAGTTGTACACCGCCCCGACGGCGATCCGGGCGTTCATGAAGTGGGGCGAGAAGTTCCCGGACCGCCACGACCTCTCCTCGCTGCGGCTGCTCGGCACGGTCGGCGAGCCGATCAACCCGCGCGCGTGGAAGTGGTACTACCAGCACATCGGGAACAAGGAGTGCCCGATCGTCGACACGTGGTGGCAGACCGAGACCGGCGGGATGATGGTGACGACGCTGCCCGGGGTGAAGGACATGAAACCCGGCGCGGCCGGACCGCCGCTGCCGGGGCTCGATGTCCAGATCCTCGACACGCTCGGCGACGAGGTAGAGCCGGGGAAGGCCGGCTACCTCACGGTACAGAAGCCGTGGCCGGGAATGCTCCGGACGCTGTACAACAACGACGAGCGCTACATCGAGGAGTACTGGGCGGAGTACTCCGACACCGACAGCGACGACCCCGACGACTGGGTGTACTTCCCCGAGGACGGCGCGAAGATCGACGACGACGGCTACATCACCGTCCTCGGCCGCGTCGACGACGTGCTCAACGTCTCCGGCCACCGGCTGGGGACGATGGAGATCGAGTCCGCCATCGTCGGCGTCGAAGGCGTCGCCGAGGCGGCCGTCGTCGGCGGGAACCACGACATCAAAGGCGAGGCGGTCTACACCTACGTGACGACCGAAGACGGCTACGAGGGTGACGACGAGCTCCGCGAGGCGATCGTCGCGGGCGTCGAGGACGCCATCGGTCCGATCGCGCGGCCCGAGCAGGTCGTGTTCACTCCGGACCTGCCGAAGACGCGCTCCGGGAAGATCATGCGTCGCCTGCTCGAGAACATCGCTGACGGCGAGGAACTCGGGAACACGAGCACGCTTCGGAACCCCGAGATCGTCGAGGAGATCCAGCAGAAGGCCGACGCCGAGTAGCGCTCGGCGGCCCGTTTTCGATCCGTTCCGGACACGACCACGACGGGCGATACGACGACAAACATCACGAAAATACCACACAAAACGACAACACACACCAAAACATGACAGATAATACCTCACGCGAACGAGACGACGCGGCGACCGATGGTGGCCGCGCACCCGACGACGCGGCCACCGATGGGGGTCGCGCAACTGACGACGCGGCCACCGACGGCGGCGTCGCGACCGGTGCGGCACAGACGCACAACGACACCGACTACCTCGGGGCGGAAGTGAACATCCTGAACCCGAGCACGCCGTACATGCGCGATCACCTCCGCATCGTCTGGACGGGGTTCGCCGTATGGGTCCTCGCGGTGTGGGGTCCGGTGACCCTGACGCGGCTCGCGCCCGGCCCGATGACGACCCAGATGCCGATCCTCGGGTTCCCGCTCCACTACTTCCTCGTCGCGTTCGGCGCGCCGACGAGCGCGCTCATCCTCGCGTTCTGGTACTCGCGAAAGCGGGACGCGCTCGATGAGAAGTACGGCATCGACCACGCCACGGTCACGAAGACTGAGAGCCGTGCCGAGGCCGCAGCGACCGACGGAGGGTCCGACGAATGACGGGGGTCATCCTACAGAGCGACCTCCTCCCGGAGGCACTCGACATCTCGTTCAAGCTGGTGCCGTCGCTCCTGGTGATCGGGATGCTGGGGCTGTTCCTCATGATCGGATTCGTCTTCCGCGTGGCCGACACCGACGACATGTGGGTCGCCGGCCGTTCCATCGGGAACGTCGAGAACGGGATGGCGATCGGAGCGAATTGGATGTCGGCGGCGTCATACCTCGGGATGGCGGCGTCCATCGCGCTGGCCGGCTTCTACGGGCTGGTGTTCGTCGTCGGCTGGACGACGGGATACTTCATCCTGCTCATCTTCCTCGCGGCGCAGCTGCGCCGGTTCGGGAAGTACACCGCGCCGGACTTCGTCGGCGACCGGTTCAACTCCGACACCGCGCGCGCCATCGCGGCGGTGACGACGTTCCTCATCGGGTTCGTCTACGCCATCGGACAGGCGAAGGGGATGGCGCTCGTCGGCCTGTACATCTTCGGTAACTACGGGGCATACGTCCCCGGCTTAGACGGGTACCAGGTGATGGTCGTCGCCATGATGGTCGTCACCGTCGGCTATCTGACGCTGTCCGGCATGCTGGGCGCCACGAAGAACCAGACCGTCCAGTACACCATCCTCATCCTCGCGTTCGTCCTCGGGCTGTTCGCCGTCGGCTACACCAACGGCTACTCCACGGTACTGCCGCAGCTCGAGTACGGGATGCTGATCAGCGAGCTCGGCAGCGAGTTCTCCGAACCGTTCGCCTCGTCGAGCTACTACCTGTGGGTCGCCACGACGTTCTCGCTGATCGTCGGTACCTGCGGGCTCCCGCACGTGCTCGTCCGGTTCTACACGGTCGAAAGCGAACGGACAGCCCGCTGGTCGACCGTCTGGGGCCTGTTCTTCATCTGTATCCTGTACTGGAGCGCCCCGGCGTTCGCGGCGTTCGGCACGGACCTCTACTCGCAGA belongs to Halorubrum sp. DM2 and includes:
- the acs gene encoding acetate--CoA ligase → MTEGDGQLEARLAEQEVFEPSESFVEQANVSDPEIYEEFEENWPECWEAAADLLEWETDYDQVLDDGNPPFYEWFTGGELNASANCLDRHLDERGDEVAIEWVGEPVDEDDRSFTYEELHREVNEFAAALREQGVEEDDVVTMYMPMIPELPIAMLACARIGAPHSVVFAGFSADALATRMNSAESEYLVTCDGYYRRGDPLDHLDKANEGLAGVDHDTTTVVVDRLGPNGDDFGHDLGDDQVDYDDLVAEQAGATVEPVTRDAEDMLFLMYTSGTTGKPKGVKHTTGGYLSWVSWTSQSVLDIKPDDTYFCSADIGWITGHSYIVYGPLSLGTTTMMYEGTPDHPERDRLWEIIDEYEATQLYTAPTAIRAFMKWGEKFPDRHDLSSLRLLGTVGEPINPRAWKWYYQHIGNKECPIVDTWWQTETGGMMVTTLPGVKDMKPGAAGPPLPGLDVQILDTLGDEVEPGKAGYLTVQKPWPGMLRTLYNNDERYIEEYWAEYSDTDSDDPDDWVYFPEDGAKIDDDGYITVLGRVDDVLNVSGHRLGTMEIESAIVGVEGVAEAAVVGGNHDIKGEAVYTYVTTEDGYEGDDELREAIVAGVEDAIGPIARPEQVVFTPDLPKTRSGKIMRRLLENIADGEELGNTSTLRNPEIVEEIQQKADAE
- a CDS encoding DUF4212 domain-containing protein; protein product: MTDNTSRERDDAATDGGRAPDDAATDGGRATDDAATDGGVATGAAQTHNDTDYLGAEVNILNPSTPYMRDHLRIVWTGFAVWVLAVWGPVTLTRLAPGPMTTQMPILGFPLHYFLVAFGAPTSALILAFWYSRKRDALDEKYGIDHATVTKTESRAEAAATDGGSDE
- a CDS encoding VC_2705 family sodium/solute symporter; the encoded protein is MTGVILQSDLLPEALDISFKLVPSLLVIGMLGLFLMIGFVFRVADTDDMWVAGRSIGNVENGMAIGANWMSAASYLGMAASIALAGFYGLVFVVGWTTGYFILLIFLAAQLRRFGKYTAPDFVGDRFNSDTARAIAAVTTFLIGFVYAIGQAKGMALVGLYIFGNYGAYVPGLDGYQVMVVAMMVVTVGYLTLSGMLGATKNQTVQYTILILAFVLGLFAVGYTNGYSTVLPQLEYGMLISELGSEFSEPFASSSYYLWVATTFSLIVGTCGLPHVLVRFYTVESERTARWSTVWGLFFICILYWSAPAFAAFGTDLYSQNVGATYGDPGMTSAASEVIVVLAAQLSELPEWFVGFVAAGGIAAAIATVAGLFIAGSSAISHDIYTNIINEDATQRQQILVGRLSIVALGALTTLAALNPASSIAALVGYAFSLAGSVLFPMFFLGMWWENANRQGALAGMTTGLTLWSIPMINQIVPTYIGSLEAPLSAGLATWMPAIGSALITLPVVFVVTVVVSMATDEPSLETKRIVRQCHSPEPMAQQETAEDVVAADGGEDVATDGGRAVDDAAADGDRAVDDDEATEER